A window from Mytilus galloprovincialis chromosome 8, xbMytGall1.hap1.1, whole genome shotgun sequence encodes these proteins:
- the LOC143085024 gene encoding sterile alpha motif domain-containing protein 9-like: protein MHHSQIENYTYQTYRSTRCRFWEAIPHYLSRPITRQTLFKNNKKIRHGIHSVTTSDELVLRKRKKNPKKKFGTIGTQKQDRHLSHSKLVIDTYDKKKDDVTNEKKLTFENLALTKTTSDNAVRQGDEILPLYIKYNGKYICINVSSKLNNIIIAKVTAVLRIPIDLLMIVIDGKVLRRHSQQFLSPHDTLHVIVKAKGGMQAAAPFHVQNNSSCEEIQDWLINEVNITEQDIEKSPGIGFLDGETLYNYSIENVVSFKEFLDVPVGLARRILLFKDKEQYVDIISLEASSWTPEIVSKFLENNFPGQNVIKEICKFIEEHKIDGFCFMSYKNPEEMKEEFPVELKKIGILFHQIIKKRNEKFTENECIKENYNIKVETFSAVENEIFSFLETKTCLQHSDLEVSKQCKLQIIHSNWGKGNELDKRILFLILCNENDYEDKQSHNGLWDKIRNNVHNWRTACTQAFQKTLSESSKDTHLYCKNSKQQISLTQRPVKMRYVMEKKIGELNSFENVFLLISNDLLDFQKPIYGFKFQKPVENKVKRTYFSFSINNSKQVWIFHPDDYSKGFICTQYGAKDKTDEETNAHNSDNTMIVKSTASHSDEIQKKSGIEPFNKQSTIVDTKMILKPPSTIQSKERENAAEHQDTFTEMQLSDRKDTVVNTTDSDTTKLNIDTNAVQEILVDKQSLKIASDIQKPRPFRESESAFLYHKHLVMETGEHDGAVGYRCFEFKYFASNELQREASAINKFLLETLRFACGCLNARKNGTIMFGIADSVDQKLQLRHGEVIGFNLPTKTFKQSATDLLIKFQKLCFDERTEMIVKYCIGNPVFIPVLCKNTDVLLYVMEVDVEPASYRCSNNFFLLNRGKIQGINAKKVEKEFTLFVREGSSTVSKHKLEKTLFIENILKQNITEREKYESLELSYHIKSVELPMAKLRLLLCKGTDRLNKSMWPLLVLNKPTENQKQDPHFTQSLRFLRHIHFHAVFDFDDRTDENGISKLYRNVEKSAVYTDEVFKDNAGKQADLEKILGIPIAMKTIWIFANGRHDMHEPMPHLNRIDWSETYSTGIKDAVTFFGNLISNGRLLVVFMLFSNDFSGILETFYECTTRFGWKQLVVISADEEIINNFRQLIVTEQKGTEDNINMCSVAGEGTTWEHVCCTFLEVTNNDDVASISLPTRSGAYVEVDPFIIQNMSDLKILSAKQCESKSHSKLVLQQMRIKYEEDFYKGNRVHWYNFYFENQVLKRHCLENLLDIINELLTSTDKGGKRVAVVTIKHEPGSGGTTLAHNILWLYRKKYRCATIVQITERTTQNIMTLLKYEEKDKPKPLLLLIDDLAQSDCIYEDLIWNINKEFRTTQSKDGIVCCLLVCQRETGITKTDQHPSNSFKDINEYVFQLCQQLTKEEQLWMESKYKDIEQRDPNGHPEHLISFMILRNGFNENYITETITQFLKLIDSKSNEFELLEYASLISAYAPTSLRGPTVFIPVECCDQLLGKSFKKTNLWYIWEKLLSHYLKIFLVISEREETSGMEIRMSHPLLAVPVLSKILEVRGEKLSKLIIRFLKSSLFTCSTYGKNILIQLSKEMLTRRLKEEYNDNKNTYFSPLIVRVEEDEEWRAAAHVLEIGIEIFQDCYMCQTLARLFSKKIEHDKAEEWSRYAEQFISNAMEKGSWHHNLGSILRDKFLSVSSSAIPNDSDTDTMISMILEAIQHFVFAREMLGKSSEIRLLYTSQDVIKTINLCAKFVTENDIFSSSIDIKKLLTDKDYIPEELSDRWRIDFKPLFTQFIKYADESFECIESYLCYNSIFYAHNPSKLHRFHSQLHYFFPSVRNEFARYLGEENDIEPESHTPSDLDIFHRRRLIHLQGNTYMNMYDILLQVKKRELIPADAIEKCLKIKHHLNGLCICQPRDKINLVAVNFLIGLLNGRNRDSWSVVLDYCKEVISNSSGYHSQAYLFISMLLWPTERMDVEYDDVLFYSALNYLSKYKQKRHRARGVTNTNLVLKEERNITKPTAQFFLAKTGQKQKVCHRFDIFNRSKPDADEDFDKKGMWKRSQIRNTLKRLNGRIRNKDNRTCVVMRNEKSGTEIEINKIRGGNISSEEDVYFYLGFSIAGLMAYNVQAKRQDDSDASDYGFDLDDKLDSFLKESVKSLQDKLNSIPNIQGKLRAGRELKEREKALLKDESIIRQALEIKSDDSPCY from the exons ATGCATCATTCACAGATTGAAAATTACACTTACCAAACATACAGATCTACACGATGCAGGTTTTGGGAAGCTATTCCACATTACTTATCGAGACCAATAACCAGACAAACTTTatttaagaataataaaaaaatcaggcATGGCATTCATTCAGTGACAACAAGCGACGAATTAGTATTACGTAAacggaaaaaaaacccaaag AAGAAGTTCGGTACTATCGGAACACAGAAACAAGATAGGCACTTAAGTCATTCAAAACTAGTTATTGATACGTATGACAAAAAGAAAGATGACGTAACTAATGAAAAGAAGCTAACCTTTGAGAATTTAGCCCTTACGAAAACTACGTCAGACAATGCAGTGAGACAGGGAGATGAAATTTTACCGTTATACATCAAGTATAATgggaaatatatttgtataaatgttAGTTCCAAACTAAACAATATTATCATTGCCAAAGTGACAGCAGTGCTAAGAATTCCAATCGATCTTCTTATGATAGTCATTGATGGGAAGGTACTTCGTCGCCATTCACAACAGTTTCTAAGTCCACACGATACACTGCATGTTATAGTTAAGGCAAAAGGAGGAATGCAGGCAG ctGCGCCAtttcatgtacaaaataatagTTCATGTGAAGAAATACAAGATTGGCTGATTAACGAAGTAAACATTACAGAACAAGATATAGAGAAAAGTCCAGGAATAGGATTTCTCGATGGAGAAACATTATACAATTATTCTATTGAAAACGTTGTTTCTTTCAAGGAGTTTCTCGATGTGCCTGTAGGCCTTGCTAGAAGAATTTTGTTATTCAAAGACAAAGAACAGTATGTAGATATCATAAGTTTAGAAGCATCTTCTTGGACACCAGAAATTGTTTCAAAGTTTTTAGAAAACAACTTTCCAGGCCAGAATGTTATTAAagaaatttgtaaatttattgaaGAACACAAAATTGATGGCTTTTGTTTTATGTCATACAAAAATCCAGAAGAAATGAAGGAAGAATTTCCAGTTGAACTTAAAAAAATAGGAATtctttttcatcaaataataaaaaaacgcaACGAGAAGTTCACTGAAAACGAGTGCATCAAggaaaattataatattaaagtTGAAACTTTTTCAGCGgtagaaaatgaaatatttagttttttagaAACGAAAACTTGTTTACAACATTCGGACTTGGAGGTATCAAAACAATGCAAATTGCAAATAATTCATAGCAACTGGGGAAAAGGAAATGAACTAGATAAACGAATATTATTTCTTATTCTTTGCAATGAAAATGACTATGAAGATAAACAGTCACATAATGGTTTATGGGATAAAATTCGGAATAATGTGCATAATTGGAGAACAGCATGTACACAAGCCTTTCAGAAAACCCTCTCAGAGTCATCGAAGGACACACATTTGTAttgtaaaaattcaaaacagCAGATTTCACTCACTCAAAGACCAGTAAAAATGCGATACGTTATGGAGAAGAAAATAGGTGAGCTGAACAGCTtcgaaaatgtttttttacttaTTAGCAACGACCTATTAGATTTTCAAAAACCAATTTATGGTTTCAAATTCCAAAAGCCAgtagaaaataaagttaaaagaacatatttttcGTTTTCAATAAACAACAGTAAACAAGTTTGGATATTTCATCCTGATGATTATTCTAAAGGATTTATCTGTACTCAATATGGCGCGAAAGACAAAACAGACGAAGAAACAAATGCTCATAACAGTGATAACACAATGATCGTGAAATCAACAGCGTCGCATTCAGacgaaattcaaaaaaaatcaGGTATTGAACCTTTTAACAAACAATCAACAATTGTTGATACGAAAATGATATTAAAACCACCAAGTACAATTCaatcaaaagaaagagaaaacGCAGCCGAACATCAAGATACATTCACAGAAATGCAATTGTCTGACAGAAAAGACACTGTAGTAAACACTACTGATTCGGATACCACGAAACTAAATATTGATACAAACGCAGTCCAAGAAATTTTAGTAGATAAACAAAGTTTAAAGATCGCATCAGACATTCAGAAGCCCAGACCTTTTCGTGAATCTGAGTCTGCATTCCTATATCACAAACATCTTGTTATGGAGACTGGTGAGCATGACGGTGCCGTAGGATATCGgtgttttgaatttaaatattttgccTCAAATGAATTACAAAGAGAAGCTAGTGCAATTAATAAATTTTTGTTAGAAACCTTAAGATTTGCATGTGGTTGTCTCAATGCAAGAAAGAATGGTACAATTATGTTTGGTATTGCTGACAGTGTAGATCAGAAACTTCAGTTAAGACACGGAGAGGTTATCGGTTTTAACTTACCAactaaaacatttaaacaaagtGCAACAGACTTATTgataaaatttcagaaattatgtTTCGATGAACGGACAGAAATGATTGTCAAGTACTGTATTGGAAATCCAGTATTTATTCCAGTTCTTTGTAAAAATACCGATGTATTGCTTTACGTAATGGAGGTTGACGTCGAACCAGCTTCTTATCGTTGTTCCAACAACTTCTTTCTTTTAAATAGAGGCAAAATACAAGGTATAAATGCTAAGAAGGTTGAAAAAGAATTTACACTTTTCGTAAGAGAGGGATCCTCCACCGTATCCAAACATAAATTAGAAAAGACGCTTTTTatcgaaaatattttaaaacaaaacataacagaAAGAGAAAAATATGAGTCGTTGGAGCTCAGTTATCATATTAAGTCAGTTGAATTACCAATGGCGAAATTACGACTTCTGCTATGCAAAGGAACTGACAGGCTGAATAAGTCTATGTGGCCACTACTGGTACTTAATAAACCAACTGAAAATCAAAAACAGGATCCTCATTTTACACAAAGTTTAAGGTTTTTACGTCATATACATTTTCATGCTGTCTTTGATTTTGACGACAGAACAGATGAAAATGGAATATCAAAACTATATAGAAACGTTGAAAAATCTGCAGTGTACACTGATGAAGTATTCAAGGATAATGCAGGAAAACAGGCTGATCTTGAAAAAATACTAGGAATACCTATCGCAATGAAAACTATCTGGATTTTTGCAAATGGAAGGCATGACATGCATGAACCAATGCCTCATTTAAATAGAATTGACTGGTCGGAAACATATAGCACTGGAATAAAGGATGCTGTTACTTTTTTcggaaatttaatttcaaatggaCGGTTATTAGTCGTTTTCATGTTGTTCTCGAATGACTTCAGTGGGATACTCGAAACCTTTTACGAGTGTACAACTCGGTTTGGTTGGAAACAATTAGTTGTTATATCAGCTGATGAGGAAATTATTAATAACTTCAGGCAACTTATTGTGACTGAACAGAAAGGAACTGAAGACAATATTAACATGTGCAGTGTTGCGGGAGAGGGAACTACATGGGAACACGTGTGTTGTACATTTCTAGAGGTTACCAACAATGATGATGTAGCTAGTATCTCCTTGCCAACAAGGAGTGGTGCATACGTTGAAGTTGATCCCTTCATTATTCAGAATATGTCCGATTTAAAAATATTAAGCGCAAAGCAATGTGAAAGTAAATCTCACTCTAAACTCGTTTTACAGCAGATGAGAATAAAGTAtgaagaagatttttataaaggCAATAGAGTTCATTGGTACAACTTTTACTTTGAAAATCAAGTGCTGAAAAGACATTGCTTGGAAAATTTGCTTGATATTATCAATGAACTACTAACTTCAACGGACAAAGGTGGCAAAAGAGTTGCCGTTGTAACTATAAAACATGAGCCAGGTTCCGGAGGTACAACTTTAGCGCATAACATATTATGGCTATATCGAAAAAAGTATCGCTGtgcaactattgtacaaataacggAAAGGACCACCCAGAATATAATGACTCTTTTGAAATATGAGGAAAAGGATAAACCGAAACCACTATTATTACTAATAGATGACCTAGCTCAATCTGATTGTATTTATGAAGATTTAATTTGGAATATAAATAAAGAGTTTCGCACAACTCAAAGTAAAGATGGCATTGTATGCTGTCTCTTGGTATGCCAAAGAGAAACTGGAATTACCAAAACCGATCAGCATCCATCAAACTCATTTAAGGACATTAATGAATACGTTTTTCAGTTGTGTCAACAACTGACAAAGGAAGAACAGCTATGGATGGAGAGTAAATACAAAGACATTGAACAAAGGGATCCTAATGGACATCCAGAACATTTGATATCATTTATGATCTTACGAAATGGTTTCAATGAAAACTATATTACAGAAACAATAACTCAGTTTCTTAAATTAATCGATAGCAAGTCAAATGAATTTGAATTACTTGAATATGCATCACTTATATCAGCCTATGCACCTACATCACTAAGGGGACCAACGGTATTTATTCCGGTTGAATGCTGCGACCAACTTTTAggtaaatcatttaaaaagacGAACCTTTGGTATATATGGGAAAAATTATTATCTCATTACCTGAAGATTTTCCTTGTGATTAGTGAGAGGGAAGAAACCTCTGGCATGGAAATTCGTATGTCTCATCCTTTGCTAGCCGTACCAGTTTTATCTAAAATTTTGGAAGTCAGGGGAGAAAAACTGAGCAAGCTTATAATACGATTTTTAAAATCATCTTTATTCACATGTTCTACTTACGGCAAAAACATATTAATCCAACTGTCGAAAGAAATGTTAACGAGACGTCTCAAGGAAGAATATAACgataataaaaatacatatttttctcCCTTAATCGTAAGAGTCGAAGAAGACGAAGAATGGCGAGCAGCTGCACATGTTTTGGAAATCGGAATAGAAATATTTCAAGATTGTTACATGTGTCAAACTTTAGCAcgtttattttctaaaaaaattgaaCATGACAAGGCCGAGGAGTGGTCAAGGTATGCTGAACAATTCATATCCAATGCGATGGAAAAAGGATCTTGGCATCATAATTTGGGCTCTATTTTACGTGACAAATTTCTTTCTGTATCAAGCTCTGCAATTCCTAATGATTCAGATACAGATACAATGATAAGCATGATACTCGAAGCTATTCAGCATTTTGTATTTGCTAGGGAGATGCTTGGGAAAAGCAGTGAGATTCGACTATTGTATACAAGCCAGGAcgtgataaaaacaataaatctttGTGCAAAGTTTGTTACCGaaaatgacattttttcctcCTCAATCGACATTAAGAAACTTCTTACGGACAAAGATTACATACCGGAAGAACTGAGTGACAGATGGAGGATAGATTTTAAACCTCTATTTACACAGTTCATTAAGTATGCAGATGAATCTTTTGAATGCATAGAATCATATTTATGCTACAATTCGATATTCTATGCACATAATCCAAGCAAACTGCATCGTTTTCACTCTCAGCTGCACTACTTTTTCCCTAGTGTTCGTAATGAATTTGCTCGGTACCTTGGAGAAGAAAACGATATTGAACCAGAGTCACACACACCATCAGATTTAGACATTTTTCACAGAAGACGTTTGATACATTTACAAGGTAACACGTATATGAACATGTATGATATACTACTGCAAGTAAAGAAAAGGGAGTTGATTCCTGCTGATGCAATTGAAAAGTGTTTAAAGATTAAACACCATTTAAATGGTTTATGTATATGCCAACCTAGAGATAAGATCAACCTTGTTGCTGTAAATTTTTTAATAGGGTTGCTAAATGGTAGAAATCGGGATTCCTGGAGTGTTGTTTTAGATTACTGCAAAGAAGTTATAAGCAATTCTAGTGGTTATCATTCCCAAGCATACTTATTCATCAGTATGCTACTCTGGCCTACTGAGAGAATGGATGTAGAATATGACgatgtattgttttattctgCTCTGAATTACCTTAGCAAGTACAAACAAAAACGACACAGAGCTCGAGGTGTTACAAACACCAATTTGGTGTTAAAAGAAGAGCGAAATATAACCAAACCAACAGCTCAATTCTTTTTAGCAAAAACTGGTCAGAAACAGAAAGTGTGCCATCGTTTTGATATATTCAACCGGAGTAAACCTGATGCAGATGAAGACTTTGACAAAAAAGGAATGTGGAAAAGATCGCAAATTAGAAATACGTTAAAGCGTTTAAATGGGAGAATTAGAAATAAAGATAACCGAACATGTGTTGTTATGCGTAATGAAAAATCAGGAACAGAAATCGAAATTAATAAAATTCGAGGTGGCAATATATCTTCAGAGGaagatgtttatttttatttaggcTTTAGTATAGCAGGCTTAATGGCATATAATGTCCAAGCAAAAAGACAGGATGACTCTGATGCAAGCGATTATGGGTTTGATTTGGATGATAAATTAGACAGTTTTTTGAAAGAATCAGTAAAGAGCTTGCAAGATAAGTTAAACAGCATACCAAATATTCAGGGTAAACTTCGAGCAGGAAGAGAACTTAAAGAAAGGGAG aAAGCCTTGCTTAAAGATGAAAGCATTATAAGACAAGCTCTCGAAATCAAAAGCGACGATTCTCCATGTTACTGA